CCTTGTTCTCCGAACGCGAGAGCCACGCGGTCTATTTCCTGCAGGAGCAGGAGATGACCCGGTTCGATGCGGTCAACTTTATCTCTCACGGGATCGCGAAGGCCCCCGGCCGCTCGGAGACGAAGCGGGTTGCCGGTGCCGACGACGACGCTGCGGCGGAGAAGGTCGTGAAAAAAGGCGGCGAGGCCCTGGAGGCCTATTGCATCAACCTGAACAAGAAGGCGGCCAGCGGGAAGATCGACCCGCTGATCGGACGGGAGCAGGAGGTCGAACGGACCATCCAGATCCTGTGCCGCCGGTCCAAGAACAACCCGCTCTACGTGGGTGACCCCGGCGTCGGCAAGACCGCCATCGCCGAGGGGCTGGCCCGCCGCATCACCCAGGGCGAGGTGCCCGAGGTGCTGCGCTCCGCCACCATCTTCGCGCTCGACATGGGTGCGCTGCTGGCCGGCACCCGCTACCGCGGCGATTTCGAGGAGCGGCTGAAGGCGGTTCTGTCGGAACTCGAACAACACGACAACGCCGTGCTGTTCATCGACGAGATCCACACCGTCATCGGCGCCGGCGCCACCTCGGGCGGGGCCATGGACGCGTCCAACCTGCTGAAGCCGGCGCTGGCCTCGGGGTCGCTGCGCTGCATCGGTTCCACCACCTACAAGGAATACCGCAGCTATTTCGAAAAGGACCGGGCGCTGGTGCGGCGGTTCCAGAAGATCGACGTCAACGAGCCGTCGGTCGAGGACGCCATCAAGATCCTCCAGGGCCTGAAGCCCTATTACGAAAAGCATCACCACGTCCGCTACACCAACGACGCGGTGCGGGCGGCGGTGGAACTGTCGGCGCGCTACATCGGTGACCGCAAGCTCCCCGACAAGGCCATCGACATCATCGACGAGGTGGGGGCGGCGCAGATGCTGCTGCCCGAATCCAAGCGGAAGAAGACCATTTCCGTGAAGGACGTGGAAGCGGTGGTCGCCAAGATCGCCCGCATCCCGCCGAAGTCGGTCAGCCGCGACGATCGGGAAACGCTCCAGAATCTGGAACGCGACCTGAAGACCATGGTCTTCGGCCAGGACAAGGCCATCGACGCGCTGGTCTCGGCCATCAAGCTGGCCCGTGCGGGTCTGCGCGAACCGGAAAAGCCCATCGGCAACTACCTGTTCACCGGCCCCACCGGCGTGGGCAAGACCGAGGTGGCCCGCCAGCTCGCCCACACGCTGGGCATTGAGCTGACCCGGTTCGACATGTCGGAATATATGGAGCGCCACACGGTGTCGCGGCTGATCGGCGCCCCTCCGGGCTATGTCGGCTTCGACCAGGGCGGGCTTCTGACCGACGCCATTGACCAGCACCCCCACTGCGTGCTGCTGCTGGACGAGATCGAGAAGGCGCACCCCGACCTGTTCAACATCCTGCTGCAGGTGATGGACCACGGGAAGCTGACCGACCACAACGGCAAGAACGTCGATTTCCGCAACGTCATCCTGATCATGACGTCCAACGCCGGGGCGGCGGACATGGCCAAGCCGGCCATCGGGTTCGAGCGGGAACGCCGGGTGGGTGAGGATATGGAGGCGGTGGAGCGCACCTTCACGCCCGAATTCCGCAACCGCCTGGACGCCATCATCCCCTTCGCGCCGCTGTCGCCGGAGGTCATCCAGCGGGTGGTGGACAAGTTCGTCATGCAGCTGGAGGCGCAGTTGGAAGACCGCGGGGTCAGCATCGTCCTGTCCGACGGTGCC
This DNA window, taken from Azospirillum fermentarium, encodes the following:
- the clpA gene encoding ATP-dependent Clp protease ATP-binding subunit ClpA, which codes for MLSRNLEQTLHRALAYANERRHEYATLEHLLLSLIDDADAAAVFRACGLDLQRLRSEISDYLDNELTNLVTNRPDDAKPTAGFQRVLQRAAIHVQSSGREEVTGANVLVALFSERESHAVYFLQEQEMTRFDAVNFISHGIAKAPGRSETKRVAGADDDAAAEKVVKKGGEALEAYCINLNKKAASGKIDPLIGREQEVERTIQILCRRSKNNPLYVGDPGVGKTAIAEGLARRITQGEVPEVLRSATIFALDMGALLAGTRYRGDFEERLKAVLSELEQHDNAVLFIDEIHTVIGAGATSGGAMDASNLLKPALASGSLRCIGSTTYKEYRSYFEKDRALVRRFQKIDVNEPSVEDAIKILQGLKPYYEKHHHVRYTNDAVRAAVELSARYIGDRKLPDKAIDIIDEVGAAQMLLPESKRKKTISVKDVEAVVAKIARIPPKSVSRDDRETLQNLERDLKTMVFGQDKAIDALVSAIKLARAGLREPEKPIGNYLFTGPTGVGKTEVARQLAHTLGIELTRFDMSEYMERHTVSRLIGAPPGYVGFDQGGLLTDAIDQHPHCVLLLDEIEKAHPDLFNILLQVMDHGKLTDHNGKNVDFRNVILIMTSNAGAADMAKPAIGFERERRVGEDMEAVERTFTPEFRNRLDAIIPFAPLSPEVIQRVVDKFVMQLEAQLEDRGVSIVLSDGARDWLGRKGYDPLYGARPLGRVIQEHLKKPLAEELLFGRLSKGGMVRVDLDGDKLSFTYPDAPKSKGRSDEDDLIHEMAE